The Streptomyces sp. WZ-12 genome segment GCGGACGCCCTGGCGACGCGGATCAACGACGCCGACGCCCGCCTGGTGATCACCGCCGACGGCGGTTACCGCCGCGGCAAGCCGTCCGCCCTCAAGCCCGCCGTGGACGAGGCCCTGACCAAGCCCGGCACCGAGCACGTCCGCAGCGTGCTGGTCGTCCGCCGCACCGACCAGGAGGTCGGCTGGACCGAGGGCCGCGACGTGTGGTGGCACGACCTCGTCGAGCGGCAGAGCCCGGAGCACACCCCCGAGGCGTTCGACGCCGAGCACCCGCTGTTCATCCTGTACACCTCCGGGACGACGGGTAAGCCCAAGGGCATCCTGCACACCACCGGCGGGTACCTCACCCAGGTCTCGTACACCCACCACGCGGTCTTCGACCTCAAGCCCGAGACCGACGTCTACTGGTGCACCGCCGACGTCGGCTGGGTGACGGGCCACTCGTACATCACCTACGGCCCGCTCTCCAACGGGGCGACCCAGGTGCTCTACGAGGGCACTCCGGACACCCCGCACCAGGGCCGCTGGTGGGAGATCGTCCAGAAGTACGGCGTGACGATCCTCTACACCGCGCCGACCGCGATCCGCGCCTGCATGAAGTGGGGCGACGACATCCCGGCGAAGTTCGACCTGTCGTCGCTGCGGGTGCTGGGCTCGGTGGGCGAGCCGATCAACCCCGAGGCGTGGATCTGGTACCGCAAGCACATCGGGGCCGAGCGGGCGCCGATCGTCGACACCTGGTGGCAGACCGAGACCGGCGCGATGATGCTCAGCCCGCTGCCGGGCGTGACGGAGACCAAGCCCGGCTCGGCGCAGGTGCCGCTGCCCGGCATCGCCGCCACGGTGGTCGACGACGACGGCCACGAGGTGCCCGACGGCGCCGGCGGCTATCTGGTGCTGACCGAGCCCTGGCCGTCGATGCTGCGCACCATCTGGGGCGACGACCAGCGCTACCTCGACACCTACTGGTCCCGCTTCGCTGGCAAGTACTTCGCCGGCGACGGCGCCAAGAAGGACGAGGACGGCGACATCTGGCTGCTCGGCCGGGTCGACGACGTGATGCTGGTCTCCGGGCACAACATCGCCACCACCGAGGTGGAGTCCGCGCTGGTCTCGCACCCGAAGGTGGCCGAGGCCGCGGTGGTCGGCGCCACCGACCCGCAGACCACCCAGGCCATCTGCGCCTTCGTGATCCTGCGCGGCGGCGCCACCGCAGAGGACGAGGGGTTGGTCGACGAGCTGCGCGCCCACGTGGCCCAGCAGCTCGGCCCGATCGCCAAGCCCAAGCGGATCCTGCCGGTCGCGGAGCTGCCGAAGACCCGCTCGGGCAAGATCATGCGCCGCCTGCTGCGCGACGTCGCCGAGAACCGCGCCCTGGGCGACGTCACCACGCTCACCGACTCCTCCGTCATGGACCTGATCCAGTCGAAGCTGCCGAGCGCACCGAGCGAGGACTGACGGCGCCGGGCGAGGGCTGACGCCGCGACCGCGGCGCTCCGCGCCGACGCGCTCCAGGAGGGGGCACCGGGCCACTGCGGCCGGTGTCCCCTGCTGCGTTCTCGGGCCTCCGGCGTTCCCACACCGTCGCCGGCCCGGGCCGGCTCGGCGCCCGGCGGCCCGAAGCCCGAATTGCCCGTAAAGTTAACCCCACGCATTAACCCCTTGCACCCACCCGTTAGGGTTAGGGGGCGTCAACGAGACGCTAAGAAACTCTGGGTGCGCCGGGAAGTCTGGTCGGCAACTGCTACAGCCGTTCTCAGCTGCCGGAGGTCAACGCGTGACTGCATCCAGCAACCGCCGCTCCATATTCCTCGGCCGGATGCCGTTGCCCGAGCGGAACTTCATCGCCGACGCACTGCGTACCGAGACCGTCGGCGGCGTTCTCCTCCTCGTGGCCGCCATCGCCGCACTGATCTGGGCCAATACCTTCGGCGGCAGCTACGAGGCGCTCCGCGGACTGCACCTCGGCCCGGCGTCGCTGGGCCTGGACCTCTCGCTCCAGCACTGGGCCGCCAACGGCCTGCTCGCGGTCTTCTTCTTCGTCGCCGGTATCGAGCTCAAGCGCGAACTGGTCGCCGGCGAGCTGCGCGACCCCAAGGCCGCCGCCCTCCCGGTGATCGCCGCGATCTGCGGCATGGCGACCCCCGCCGTGGTGTACTTCCTGGTCAACGTCGCCGGCGGCGGTTCCTTCCGGGGCTGGGCGGTCCCCACCGCCACCGACATCGCCTTCGCGCTCGCCGTCCTCGCGGTGATCGGCACCTCCCTGCCGTCCGCGCTGCGCGCCTTCCTGCTCACCCTCGCCGTCGTCGACGACCTCTTCGCGATCCTGATCATCGCGATCTTCTTCACCTCGAAGCTGAACTTCGTCGCCCTCGGCCTGTCCGTCGCCGGCCTGGTGCTCTTCTACGTCCTGCTGCGCAAGGGCGTCCGCGGCTGGTACGTCTACGTCCCGCTCGCCGCGGTGATCTGGGCGCTGATGGAGAACAGCGGCGTGCACGCCACCATCGCCGGCGTCGCCATGGGCCTGATGCTGCGCTGCCACCGCCACGAGGGCGAGCGGCAGTCCCCCGGTGAGCACATCGAGCACCTGGTCCGCCCGTTGTCGGCGGGGCTGGCGGTGCCGCTGTTCGCCCTGTTCTCCGCGGGGGTGTCGATCTCGGGCGGCGCGGTCCACGACGTCTTCACCCGGCCCGAGACGCTCGGCGTGGTCCTCGGCCTGATAGTGGGCAAGGCGCTGGGGATATTCGGCGGCACCTGGTGCACCGCCCGCTTCACCAGAGCCGAGCTCAACCCCGATCTGAAGTGGCCGGACGTCTTCGGCGTCGCCGCCCTGGCCGGCATCGGCTTCACCGTCTCCCTGCTCATCGGCGAGCTGGCCTTCGCCGGCGACCCGGTCCTGACCGACGAGATCAAGGCGGCGGTGCTGATCGGCTCGCTGCTCGCGGCTGTCTTCGCGGGCATCCTCCTCAAGATCCGCAACAACAAGTACCGGCAGCTCTGCGACGAGGAGGAGCGGGACGAGGACCAGGACGGCATCCCCGACGTCTACGAGAAGGACCAGCCCGCGTACCACCTGAGGATGGCCGCGATCCTCGAAGCGAAGGCCGCCGAGCATCGCAGGCTTGCCGAAATGGCCGCCGGCGCCCGGTCCGGGGACGATGGTCCGGCATGATCTGAGAGGCTTTGCATCCAGGCGAAGAGAAGAGGGAGACGTCGATGAGCGCAGCCGACGACGGTGCGGACCGCAGCCTCGGGCAACTGGTGGCCACGGCGACCGCCGAGATGTCCGCGTTGGTGCACGACGAGATCGCGCTGGCCAAGGCGGAACTGCGGCAGGACGCCAAGCGGGCGGGCATCGGCAGTGCCGCGTTCGTCGTGGCGGGGGTGCTGGCGCTGTTCGCGCTGCCGGTGCTGAGTTTTGCGGCGGCCTACGGCATCCACAACCTCGGCCTCGGGCTCGCCTGGTCCTTCCTGATCGTGGGCGGCGCCTTCCTGATCATCGCCGCGCTGCTGATCCTGGTCGCGATGGCCAAGATCAAGAAAATCAAGAAGCCGGAGAAGTCGATCGCCTCCGCCAAGGAGACCGCGGCCGTGCTGCAGAAGGCCAAGCCGCACCCGCGCGTTGACGAGGAGCACCCGGCCCTCGCCTCTGTGCCCCGCTCCTCGGTATGACGGCCCCCGACAGCACCGCCGCCGTCGTGCGGCTCGACATCCCCGGTGGCCACGAGGTGACGCACCGGGACGTCTCGGCCAACGGTGCGCGCTTCCACACCGCCGAGATGGGCGACGGCCCCCTCGTGCTGCTGCTGCACGGCTTCCCGCAGTTCTGGTGGACCTGGCGGTACCAACTCCCGGCGCTGGCCGACGCGGGCTTCCGCGCGGTCGCCATGGACCTGCGCGGCGTCGGCGGCAGCGACCGCACCCCGCGCGGCTACGACCCGGCCAACCTCGCCCTGGACATCACGGGCGTCATCCGCTCCCTGGGCGAGCCGGACGCCGCGCTGGTCGGGCACGACCTGGGCGGCTACCTCGCGTGGACGGCGGCGGTGATGCGGCCCAAGCTGGTCCGCCGGCTCGTGGTGTCGTCGATGCCGCACCCGCGGCGCTGGCGGGCCGCGATGCTCGCCGACGTCCGGCGCAGCTCGCACATCTGGAGCTTCCAGCGGCCCTGGCTGCCGGAGCGCCGGCTGACCGCGGACGACGCGGCGCTGGTGGGCCGGATGATCCGCGACTGGTCCGGCCCCCGGCTCCCGGAGGACGAGACCATCGAGGTCTACCAACGGGCCATGGCCATCCCGTCGACGGCGCACTGCTCGATCGAGCCCTACCGCTGGATGGTGCGCTCGATGGCGCGCCCCGACGGCATCCAGTTCAACCGCCGGATGAAGCTGCCGGTGCGGGTCCCGACCCTGCATCTGCACGGCTCCCTGGACCCGGTCATGCGCACCCGCAGCGCCGCCGGCTCCGGCGAGTACGTCGAGGCCCCCTACCGCTGGCGGCTCTTCGACGGCCTGGGGCACTGGCCGCACGAGGAGGACCCCGCGGCCTTCTCCACCGAGCTGATCAACTGGCTGAAGGACCCGGAACCGGACCGCTGACGGTCCGCGGTCCCGCGCGCACCACCCGTCGCCCGGCGTCTCCCCACGGCGCCCGGTCCGCCCCGTCGCGTTCGCACGAACGCTCGTCTGACGAACAGCCAATTGCCTCCCGCATAGGCCAATTGGCCCTCCCCGAGGCGGTTACGGACCTTGGGCCACGGGCAGAGTCGAGGGTATGGGCTGGACGCACGACTACCGTGACGTGGCACGCAACCGCCGCAGCAGCGCCGCTGCGGTGGGCACACAGGACAGGGGCACCCCGGATCTCGAATCCTCCAGGTCCCCGGACGCGGCGCACCCGATGGGCATCCCCCGCATCCTGCGCCGCAGAGCGCGCTGGATGAGCGCGCGCCTGCGCCATCCCCGTAGCTGACCCCGGCGCGCTCCCCAACGGCCACCGGGCCGCGCCCCGTCCCGCAGGATCGGTACGCGGCCCCACCCGGCCTCAGATCGCGCAACCCTGGGTGTCGACCTGCTGGGAGGCGACCCGTCCGCGGACGGCGTCCTGCCGGACCTCGTCGGCCGTCAGCGCGTAGCCGGTGTGCGCGTCGTCCCGCGACTTGGCGAAGACCACGCCGTAGACCTCGCCCTGGGGCGTGAGCAGCGGGCCGCCGGAGTTGCCCTCCCGGACCGTCGCGTAGAGCGAGTAGACGTCCCGGCCGACGGTGCCCCGGTGGTAGATGTCCGCGCCGTTGGCCTGGATGCGGCCGCGGATGCGGGCCGGGCGGACGTCGTAACCGCCGTTCTCCGGGAAGCCGGCGACGATGGCGCTCTTGCCGCTGCCCGCGTCCTTGTCGGCGAACTTCAGTTCCGGGGCGCGCAGTTGCGGGACGTCCAGCACCGCGATGTCGCGCTCCCAGTCGTAGAGCACCACCTTGGCGTTGACCGGGAGCCCCTCGCCGCCCACCTGGACCGTCGGGTCGTTGACGCCGCCGACGACGTGCGCGTTGGTCATCACGCGGTGCGGGGCGAAGACGAAGCCGGTGCCCTCCAGGATCTTGCCGCAGCCGGGCGCCCGGCCGACGATCTTGACGATGCTGCGCCGGGCGTCCGCCGCCACGGGGCCGTTGGCCAGCGCCGGGTCCGGCGGCCGGACCGGCCGGATCGGCTCGTTGGCGAACGGCGTGAAGACCTGCGGGAAGCCGTTCTGCGCCAGCGCCGAGGAGAAGTCGGCGAACCAGGTGCTGGCCTGCGGCGGCATGACCTGGGAAACCCCGAGCAGCACCTTGGAGTTGCGGACCTCCTTGCTGAGCGTCGGCAGGGACGTGCCGGCCAGCGCGGAGCCGATCAGCCAGGCGACCAACAGCATCGCCAGGACGTTGACCAGCGCGCCGCCGGTGGCGTCCAGCGCCCGCGCGGGTGTCCAAGTGATGTGCCGGCGGAGCTTGTTGCCGAGGTGGGTGGTGAGCGCCTGGCCCACCGACGCACAGACGATCACGATGGCGACCGCCGCGATGACCGCGAAGGTGCCCGGTTTGGCGTCGTCGGTGATCTCGTTCCAGATCACCGGCAGCACGTAGACCGCGATCAGACCTCCCCCGAGGAAGCCGATCACGGACAGGATGCCGACGAGGAAGCCTTGCCGGTAACCGACGATCGCGAACCATACGGCCGCGACCAGCAGCAGGATGTCCAGGACGTTCACGCCGGACACCGTCTCACGAGCGCCAGTCGAGCGGGACCTGCTTGTCGCGGTCCCATGGGATCTCCCAGCCCGCGTAATGCAGGATCCGGTCGATCACCCCGGCGGTAAAACCCCAGACCAGGGCGTCCTTGACGAGGAAGGCGGGGCCGATGTGGCCGCTGGGGTGACGGGAGGTGACCCGATGTGCGGGGTTCGTGAGATCCGCCACGGGAACCGTGAAGACCCGGGCGGTCTCCGCGCGATCCACCGCGGCCACCGGGCTCGGCACCCGCCACCAGCCCAGCACGGGCGTCACCACGAAGCCGCTGACGGGGATGTAGAGCCGCGGCAGCACGCCGAAGACCTGGACGCCCGACGGGTCGAGCCCGGTCTCCTCCTGGGCCTCGCGCAGCGCCGCGCGGATCGGACCGGCGCCCTCCGGATCGCCGTCCTCCGGGTCGAGCGACCCCCCGGGGAAGGAGGGCTGTCCGGCGTGCGAGCGCAGGGTGCCGGCGCGCTCCATCAGGAGCAGCTCGGGCCCTCGGACGCCGTGCCCGAAGAGGATCAGCACCGCCGACTGCCGCCCGCCGCGCTCCGGCGGCAGGAAGCGGCTGAGCTGGCGCGGCTCCACGCTGGCGGCCGCGCGGGCCACCGGGGCCAGCCACTCGGGCAAGTCCTCGGTCGTCACCGTCACCTCCGGCCCGGCCGCCACCGGGCCCGGGTCCCTCGTCTCGCCGTACTGCTCCCGTGCACTCGTCATCCGCGCCCCCTCAGGCATACGTGGCTGATCGGTCCCCCAGTGGAGTCGTGGTCGTCGCCCTACGAGACGGCCAACGGGGGCGCGGGCCGCCCCGGATAGTCGGCCGGCGGCTTCAGCCGCTGCCCGGGCTGGCCGCCGAGCTCGTACTTGAGCAGCTTCTTCGCCTTCTCCGGGTCGGTCTCGCCCTCGCCGTACGACGGGCACAGCGCGGCGATCGGGCAGGCCCCGCAGGCGGGCTTGCGGGAGTGGCAGACGCGCCGGCCGTGGAAGACCACGCGGTGCGAGAGCATCGTCCACTCGCTCTCGGGGAAGATCGCGGCGACGTCGGCCTCGACCTTCACGGCGTCCTGCTCGGTCGTCCAGCCGAAGCGGCGTGCCAGCCGGCCGAAGTGGGTGTCGACGGTGATGCCAGGGACTCCGAAGGCGTTGCCGAGCACCACATTGGCGGTCTTGCGGCCGACACCGGGGAGCGTGACGAGGTCCTCCAGGCGGCCGGGCACCTCGCCGTCGAAGCGGTCGCGCAGCGCGGTGGACAGCCCGATCAGGGACCTCGCCTTGGCGCGGAAGAAGCCGGTGGGGCGGATCAGCTCCTCCAACTGCTCCGGGGGGATCGCGGCCATGTCCTCGGGCGTGGGGCAGGCGGCGAAGAGCCGGGGGGTGGTCTGGTTGACCCGGAGGTCGGTGGTCTGGGCGGACAGGACCGTGGCGACCAGCAGCTCGAAGGGGTTGGTGAAGTCCAACTCCGGGTGGGCGTACGGGTAGAGCTCGCCCAGCTCGCGGTTGATCTCGTGGGCCCGGCGCACCATGGCGGCCCGGGACTCGCGCTTGCGCGCGGGAACGGCCTTCTTCGCGGGCGCCGTCGCCTTGGCGGCCGTCTTCTTGGTCGTCGTCTTCTTCGCCGCGGTGGCCTTCTTCGCGGTGGTCGTCTTCTTCGCGGCCGGGGCCTTCTTGGTCGTGGTCTTCTTCGCCGCCGGCTTCGCGGGGGTCTCGGACACGGCCGCCTCCTTCGCCTCGGTGGGCGACGCGCCGGCCCCATCCGTCGCATTCCGCCCGGTCATCGCCCCGAAGAGCGATTTGTTACTTTTGTCGGTATTTGAGGCGCCCGCGAGCGGCTGTTCGCCCACAGCGGAATCGCGCCCGGCGCTCACTCTGTCGGCCCCCAGTCCTCTGCTCTCACCGGCGTATTGGACACTCGGCCAGACTAAGGCCACCCACTGACATCCGACCCGATCACCGGGATTCGTGACCCCAATCGGCCCCCTGCCGTATGGCTTGGGCCACGGGTCCGGCAAACTTGTGATTGATCGCACTGTTTTGCATTCCGGCATGATGGGGACCACAGTCCCTCGGAGCATGTCGACAAGGAGAGAACTCGTGGACGACGTTCTGCGGCGCGCCCCGCTCTTCGCGGCGCTCGACGACGAGCAGGCGGCCGAGCTTCGCGCCTCGATGGGAGAGGTCACGCTCGCACGCGGCGACGCCCTGTTCCACGAAGGGGACCCAGGCGACCGCCTGTACGTGGTCACCGAGGGCAAAGTGAAGCTCCACCGCACCTCACCCGACGGCCGCGAGAACATGCTGGCCGTCCTCGGGCCCGGCGAGCTCATCGGCGAGCTGTCCCTCTTCGACCCGGGACCGCGCACGGCCAC includes the following:
- the nhaA gene encoding Na+/H+ antiporter NhaA gives rise to the protein MPLPERNFIADALRTETVGGVLLLVAAIAALIWANTFGGSYEALRGLHLGPASLGLDLSLQHWAANGLLAVFFFVAGIELKRELVAGELRDPKAAALPVIAAICGMATPAVVYFLVNVAGGGSFRGWAVPTATDIAFALAVLAVIGTSLPSALRAFLLTLAVVDDLFAILIIAIFFTSKLNFVALGLSVAGLVLFYVLLRKGVRGWYVYVPLAAVIWALMENSGVHATIAGVAMGLMLRCHRHEGERQSPGEHIEHLVRPLSAGLAVPLFALFSAGVSISGGAVHDVFTRPETLGVVLGLIVGKALGIFGGTWCTARFTRAELNPDLKWPDVFGVAALAGIGFTVSLLIGELAFAGDPVLTDEIKAAVLIGSLLAAVFAGILLKIRNNKYRQLCDEEERDEDQDGIPDVYEKDQPAYHLRMAAILEAKAAEHRRLAEMAAGARSGDDGPA
- the acs gene encoding acetate--CoA ligase — encoded protein: MSNESLANLLKEERRFAPPAELAADANVTAAAYEEAAADRLGFWAEQAKRLTWETEPTEILDWSNPPFAKWFTDGKLNVAYNCVDRHVENGLGDRVAIHFEGEPGDSRAITYAELQREVAKAANALTELGVGAGDRVAIYLPMIPEAVIAMLACARLGAPHSLVFGGFSADALATRINDADARLVITADGGYRRGKPSALKPAVDEALTKPGTEHVRSVLVVRRTDQEVGWTEGRDVWWHDLVERQSPEHTPEAFDAEHPLFILYTSGTTGKPKGILHTTGGYLTQVSYTHHAVFDLKPETDVYWCTADVGWVTGHSYITYGPLSNGATQVLYEGTPDTPHQGRWWEIVQKYGVTILYTAPTAIRACMKWGDDIPAKFDLSSLRVLGSVGEPINPEAWIWYRKHIGAERAPIVDTWWQTETGAMMLSPLPGVTETKPGSAQVPLPGIAATVVDDDGHEVPDGAGGYLVLTEPWPSMLRTIWGDDQRYLDTYWSRFAGKYFAGDGAKKDEDGDIWLLGRVDDVMLVSGHNIATTEVESALVSHPKVAEAAVVGATDPQTTQAICAFVILRGGATAEDEGLVDELRAHVAQQLGPIAKPKRILPVAELPKTRSGKIMRRLLRDVAENRALGDVTTLTDSSVMDLIQSKLPSAPSED
- a CDS encoding alpha/beta fold hydrolase, translated to MTAPDSTAAVVRLDIPGGHEVTHRDVSANGARFHTAEMGDGPLVLLLHGFPQFWWTWRYQLPALADAGFRAVAMDLRGVGGSDRTPRGYDPANLALDITGVIRSLGEPDAALVGHDLGGYLAWTAAVMRPKLVRRLVVSSMPHPRRWRAAMLADVRRSSHIWSFQRPWLPERRLTADDAALVGRMIRDWSGPRLPEDETIEVYQRAMAIPSTAHCSIEPYRWMVRSMARPDGIQFNRRMKLPVRVPTLHLHGSLDPVMRTRSAAGSGEYVEAPYRWRLFDGLGHWPHEEDPAAFSTELINWLKDPEPDR
- the nth gene encoding endonuclease III, with protein sequence MSETPAKPAAKKTTTKKAPAAKKTTTAKKATAAKKTTTKKTAAKATAPAKKAVPARKRESRAAMVRRAHEINRELGELYPYAHPELDFTNPFELLVATVLSAQTTDLRVNQTTPRLFAACPTPEDMAAIPPEQLEELIRPTGFFRAKARSLIGLSTALRDRFDGEVPGRLEDLVTLPGVGRKTANVVLGNAFGVPGITVDTHFGRLARRFGWTTEQDAVKVEADVAAIFPESEWTMLSHRVVFHGRRVCHSRKPACGACPIAALCPSYGEGETDPEKAKKLLKYELGGQPGQRLKPPADYPGRPAPPLAVS
- a CDS encoding phage holin family protein; the encoded protein is MSAADDGADRSLGQLVATATAEMSALVHDEIALAKAELRQDAKRAGIGSAAFVVAGVLALFALPVLSFAAAYGIHNLGLGLAWSFLIVGGAFLIIAALLILVAMAKIKKIKKPEKSIASAKETAAVLQKAKPHPRVDEEHPALASVPRSSV
- a CDS encoding MarP family serine protease, giving the protein MNVLDILLLVAAVWFAIVGYRQGFLVGILSVIGFLGGGLIAVYVLPVIWNEITDDAKPGTFAVIAAVAIVIVCASVGQALTTHLGNKLRRHITWTPARALDATGGALVNVLAMLLVAWLIGSALAGTSLPTLSKEVRNSKVLLGVSQVMPPQASTWFADFSSALAQNGFPQVFTPFANEPIRPVRPPDPALANGPVAADARRSIVKIVGRAPGCGKILEGTGFVFAPHRVMTNAHVVGGVNDPTVQVGGEGLPVNAKVVLYDWERDIAVLDVPQLRAPELKFADKDAGSGKSAIVAGFPENGGYDVRPARIRGRIQANGADIYHRGTVGRDVYSLYATVREGNSGGPLLTPQGEVYGVVFAKSRDDAHTGYALTADEVRQDAVRGRVASQQVDTQGCAI
- a CDS encoding NUDIX hydrolase, whose protein sequence is MTSAREQYGETRDPGPVAAGPEVTVTTEDLPEWLAPVARAAASVEPRQLSRFLPPERGGRQSAVLILFGHGVRGPELLLMERAGTLRSHAGQPSFPGGSLDPEDGDPEGAGPIRAALREAQEETGLDPSGVQVFGVLPRLYIPVSGFVVTPVLGWWRVPSPVAAVDRAETARVFTVPVADLTNPAHRVTSRHPSGHIGPAFLVKDALVWGFTAGVIDRILHYAGWEIPWDRDKQVPLDWRS